GTTGCTTCAATACCCTCGGTACGGTGAGCTTCGACCACCCCGACCCGTCGATTTTCACCGTGCTCACCTCGCCAACCAGTGTGCATGGCCTGGCCAACATGGATTTCGTGATCTTCCCGCCGCGCTGGATGGTGGCCGAAAACACCTTCCGCCCGCCGTGGTTCCACCGCAACCTGATGAACGAGTTCATGGGGCTGATCAGTGGCGCTTACGATGCCAAGGCAGAAGGTTTCCTGCCCGGCGGCGCCTCGCTGCACGGGGTAATGAGTGCCCACGGGCCCGATGCCGAAACTTGCGAAAAGGCCATTGCCGCCGAGCTTGCGCCGCACAAGATCGACAACACCATGGCCTTCATGTTCGAGACCAGCCAGGTGCTGCGCCCGAGCCAGCAGGCCCTCGACTGCCCGCAATTGCAGGCCGACTACGATAGTTGCTGGGCCACCTTGCCGAGCACCTTCAACCCGAATCGGAGATAACCCATGAACCAGACCGCCATTGCCCGCAGTTGGGTCGAGCACGCCAACGGGCATAGCGACTTCCCGCTGCAGAACCTGCCGCTGGGCATTTTCAGCCGCCCGGGCGAGGCGCAGCGTTGTGGTGTGGCCATCGGCGATGCCATTCTCGACCTGGAGGCCGTGCTGGCTGCCGGGTTGTTCGATGGGCAGGCCAAAGCCGCCGTGGAGGCTACGCGTGGCGGTGCGCTGAATGCCTTTTTCGCCCTTGGCCGCACTGCACGGGTTGCCCTGCGCGAGCGCCTGCAAGCGTTGCTGGGCGAGGGCAGCGAGCACCAGGCCGCGCTGAACGCTGCGCTTTATCCTGCCAGTGGCTGCCAGCTGCATCTGCCGGCCAAGGTCGGCGACTACACCGATTTCTACGTAGGCATTCAGCACGCCACCAACGTTGGCAAGCTGTTCCGCCCCGACAACCCGCTGCTGCCCAACTACAAGTACGTGCCGATCGGTTACCACGGGCGCGCATCCACTCTGCGCCCATCCGGCACCGATGTGCGGCGGCCCAAGGGCCAGACGTTGCCCGCCGGGCACACCGAACCCACTTTTGGCCCCTGCGCGCGCCTGGACTACGAACTGGAACTGGGCATCTGGGTTGGTCAAGGCAACGAAATGGGCCAGGCCATTCCAATTGCCGAAGCGGATGAGCACCTGGCTGGCCTGTGCCTGCTCAACGACTGGTCGGCGCGGGACATCCAGGCCTGGGAATACCAGCCGCTGGGGCCGTTCCTGTCCAAAAGCTTCATCACCAGCCTGTCGCCGTGGGTGGTTACCGCTGAAGCGCTGGAGCCGTTCCGCTGCGCCCAGCCAGCGCGCCCTGAGGGCGACCCGCAGCCGTTGCCGTACCTGCTGGATCCGCGTGACCAAGCCCGCGGGGCTTTCGACATTGAGCTGGAAGTGCTGCTGCTGACCGAGCGCATGCGCGAGCAAGGGCTGCCGGCCCAACGCCTGGCGTTGAGCAATACCCTGAACATGTACTGGACCGTGGCCCAACTGATTGCCCATCACAGCGTCAACGGTTGCCAGCTGCAACCCGGCGACCTGTTCGGCTCGGGCACCTTGTCCGGTGCCACGCCGGATTCGTTCGGCAGCCTGCTGGAAACCACCGTGGGCGGCAAGCACCCGGTCGAACTGGCCAGCGGCGAAGTGCGCAAGTTCCTGGAGGACGGTGACGAAATCATCCTGCGCGCCCGTTGCAAACGCGAGGGTGTGGCGAGCATCGGCTTCGGCGAATGCCGAGGCAAGATCATCGCAGCCAACTGAGGGGCGGGCCATGGAGCTGTATACCTACTACCGTTCCACATCGTCGTACCGGGTGCGGATCGCACTGGCGCTCAAGGGGCTGGCCTACCAGTCGCTGCCGGTGAACCTGCTCAAGGGCGAACAGCGCGGCGAAGCGTATGCACGGGTGAACCCGCAGGGCCGGGTTCCCGCGTTGCGTACCGAGGGCGGTGACCTGCTGGTGCAATCGCCCGCCATCATCGAGTTTCTCGAAGAGGCTTATCCACAGCCGGCCTTGTTGCCGGCCGAGCCGATAGCGCGGGCCAAGGTACGTGGTGTGGCGGCCATCATCGGTTGTGATGTGCACCCGCTACACAATGTCAGTGTGCTCAACCAGCTGCGCCAGCTTGGCCATGACGACCAGCAGGTCAATCAATGGATAGGCCACTGGATCGAACAGGGCCTGGCGGCGGTCGAGCAACTGATCGGCAACCACGGTTTTTGTTTCGGCAATGAACCGGGGTTGGCGGATGTATACCTGATCCCACAGCTATATGCCGCAGAGCGCTTCAACATCGACCTCAGCGGCTACCCGCGCATTCGCCGGGTGGCAGCGCTGGCGGCTGAGCAACCGGCGTTTGCCCTGGCTCACCCGGCCAACCAGCCGGATACGCCTGCTCAATGAAGCGAACGGTTGGCCGCCGGTAGCTTGCCGATTCGCTCAGACAGCTTCAGGCGTTGCGCCGGGTCATCGGTCAGTAGCAGGGCGTGCTCCAAGTCGAAGCGTTCGGCCTGGGGGCAGTCGAGGTGTTGATAAAGTGATGCGCGGGTCATGTAATCGCTGACCTGCACTGGCCCCAGTTGCATCACCCGCTCGGCGTCGATCAATGCGGCCAGGTGGTTGTCATTGCTGATGTGCAACTGGCGCAGGTTGCGAGACAGCCGCTGGAGCATCTGTGTGGGCGTGGCCGTGCGCAGGTGGTCGGCGGTAAGCGCTACGTGCGGCCCAAACCGGCGAGCGAGCAGCTCACGGCAATCATTGGGGTACAACCGCCGGCCGCCGCACGGGTCCAGCAAATGGTCAGCACCCGGCACCCGCAACAGAAAATGCCCGGGGAAACACACGCCTTGCAGCGGAATGGACAACCGCCGGGCCAGTTCCAGCGCGATGATTGCCAGTGTCAGCGGTTGGCCACGGCGGCGTTGCAGCACCTTGTCCATCAATGCCGCCTGAGGGCGCAGCGGGTGGTATTCGTCTTGTTGAAAGCCCAGCGCGTTCATCTGGCGCAGCAGTGGCTGGGCCAGTTCGTTCAATGGCAGCATCGGCAGGCTGGTGCTGACGTCCCTTTGCAGGTCATGCAGCAGCGCAAGGCTGATTGCGGGCTCGACCTTTCGATCATGCTCCACAGCCATCCACAATGCGGCTTCCAGCAGGGCGACCGGCTCGCGCTCCAGGCAGGCCAGGCAAGCTTGACGTGGGTTCATCGGGATTCTCCGCACACGCTTGAGTAATAGCTGCAGCGCCGGTATTCGTCCAGTGGTCTGCCCGTGCGGCGGTGTTCAGGCGCGTGCCTATACTGGTGGGAGCACCTCGTAGGGGAGCCCGCCGATGTTCGCGCTGATGCAAAGCACCCGTACCCAGTCGCTGCACCTTTTCATCGACCCGCCCACCGGCCTCAAGGCTGTGGTGGCGATTCACAGCGAACAGCTCGGCCCGGCGATGGGCGGTTGTCGCTACCTGCCCTATGCCGATGACGAAAGCGCCATGACCGATGCCATTCGCCTGGCCCAAGGCATGAGCTACAAGGCGGCACTGGCGGGTTTGAGCTTTGGAGGGGGCAAGGCGGTGGTCATGCGCAACCCGCATGTGGAAAACCGCGCCGCCCTGTTTGAAGCCTTTGGCCGGTTCATCGATACCCTGCAAGGGCGCTTCATCATTGCGGTGGACAGCGGTACGTCGACCCTCGACATGGACTGCATCGCCCAGGCCACGCCTCATGTGACCAGTACGACGGCGTCGGGCGACCCTTCGCCACACGCGGCAATGGGTGTTTTTGCGGGCATCCGCGCTACCTCTTCCGCCCGTTTGGGCAGCTCAAATCTGGAAGGCTTGCGGGTAGCGGTGCAGGGGTTGGGCAACGTCGGCTATACGCTGGCCGAGCAGTTGCATTCTGCCGGCGCGGAGCTGTTGGTAAGTGACCTGGACCCAGGCAGGGTTCGGCTCGCGGTGGAGCAGTTCAATGCCCACCCGGTCACTAACGA
The genomic region above belongs to Pseudomonas sp. PSKL.D1 and contains:
- the fahA gene encoding fumarylacetoacetase; translated protein: MNQTAIARSWVEHANGHSDFPLQNLPLGIFSRPGEAQRCGVAIGDAILDLEAVLAAGLFDGQAKAAVEATRGGALNAFFALGRTARVALRERLQALLGEGSEHQAALNAALYPASGCQLHLPAKVGDYTDFYVGIQHATNVGKLFRPDNPLLPNYKYVPIGYHGRASTLRPSGTDVRRPKGQTLPAGHTEPTFGPCARLDYELELGIWVGQGNEMGQAIPIAEADEHLAGLCLLNDWSARDIQAWEYQPLGPFLSKSFITSLSPWVVTAEALEPFRCAQPARPEGDPQPLPYLLDPRDQARGAFDIELEVLLLTERMREQGLPAQRLALSNTLNMYWTVAQLIAHHSVNGCQLQPGDLFGSGTLSGATPDSFGSLLETTVGGKHPVELASGEVRKFLEDGDEIILRARCKREGVASIGFGECRGKIIAAN
- the maiA gene encoding maleylacetoacetate isomerase; amino-acid sequence: MELYTYYRSTSSYRVRIALALKGLAYQSLPVNLLKGEQRGEAYARVNPQGRVPALRTEGGDLLVQSPAIIEFLEEAYPQPALLPAEPIARAKVRGVAAIIGCDVHPLHNVSVLNQLRQLGHDDQQVNQWIGHWIEQGLAAVEQLIGNHGFCFGNEPGLADVYLIPQLYAAERFNIDLSGYPRIRRVAALAAEQPAFALAHPANQPDTPAQ
- a CDS encoding SirB1 family protein, encoding MNPRQACLACLEREPVALLEAALWMAVEHDRKVEPAISLALLHDLQRDVSTSLPMLPLNELAQPLLRQMNALGFQQDEYHPLRPQAALMDKVLQRRRGQPLTLAIIALELARRLSIPLQGVCFPGHFLLRVPGADHLLDPCGGRRLYPNDCRELLARRFGPHVALTADHLRTATPTQMLQRLSRNLRQLHISNDNHLAALIDAERVMQLGPVQVSDYMTRASLYQHLDCPQAERFDLEHALLLTDDPAQRLKLSERIGKLPAANRSLH
- a CDS encoding Leu/Phe/Val dehydrogenase, encoding MFALMQSTRTQSLHLFIDPPTGLKAVVAIHSEQLGPAMGGCRYLPYADDESAMTDAIRLAQGMSYKAALAGLSFGGGKAVVMRNPHVENRAALFEAFGRFIDTLQGRFIIAVDSGTSTLDMDCIAQATPHVTSTTASGDPSPHAAMGVFAGIRATSSARLGSSNLEGLRVAVQGLGNVGYTLAEQLHSAGAELLVSDLDPGRVRLAVEQFNAHPVTNDALISTPCDIFAPCGVGPVLNGQTVMQLRCAAVAGAANNQLTTLQVADQLETRGILYAPDFVINAGGLIYVALKHRGEDLGTITAHLARIPERLTEVFAHAQAEKRSPARVAQMLAERLLYGP